One genomic window of Quercus lobata isolate SW786 chromosome 9, ValleyOak3.0 Primary Assembly, whole genome shotgun sequence includes the following:
- the LOC115960984 gene encoding myrcene synthase, chloroplastic-like, translated as MENFLWTVGVIFQPQFGYCRRMSTKVNALITTIDDVYDVYGTLDELELFTDAVERWDINAIDELPDYMKICFIALHNSINEMTFDTLKEQGFHVIRYFKKAWADICRSYLLEAKWYHSGYTLSLQEYIENAWISISAPTILVHAYFFVTNPITKEALDCLEEYPNIIRWSSMILRLADDLGTSKDELKRGDVPKSIQCYMNETGASEEEAREHIRFLISATWKKMNEDRAASSPFSETFIEIALNLARMAQCMYQHGDGQGAGNHETKDRVLSLLIQPIPPYKDQ; from the exons ATGGAGAATTTCTTATGGACAGTGGGAGTAATATTTCAGCCTCAGTTTGGATATTGTAGGAGAATGTCAACAAAGGTCAATGCACTAATAACAACAATAGATGATGTTTACGATGTGTATGGCACCTTGGATGAACTTGAGCTCTTCACAGATGCTGTTGAAAG ATGGGATATCAATGCAATAGACGAACTCCCAGATTATATGAAGATATGCTTCATTGCTCTTCACAATTCAATTAATGAAATGACCTTTGATACACTCAAGGAACAAGGATTCCATGTCATTCGATATTTTAAAAAAGCA TGGGCAGATATATGTAGATCTTATTTGTTAGAGGCAAAGTGGTACCATAGCGGATATACACTGAGCCTTCAAGAATACATTGAGAATGCATGGATTTCAATATCAGCACCAACTATACTGGTGCATGcttatttttttgtcacaaatcCGATTACAAAGGAGGCCTTGGATTGTTTGGAAGAGTACCCCAACATAATCCGTTGGTCATCAATGATTTTACGACTTGCAGATGATCTTGGAACATCTAAG GATGAGCTAAAAAGAGGTGATGTTCCCAAATCAATCCAATGCTACATGAATGAAACTGGTGCTAGTGAAGAAGAAGCTCGTGAGCACATAAGGTTTTTGATAAGTGCAACATGGAAAAAGATGAATGAAGACCGAGCTGCAAGTTCTCCCTTCTCTGaaacatttattgaaattgCATTGAACCTTGCAAGGATGGCCCAATGCATGTACCAACATGGAGATGGACAGGGTGCTGGGAACCATGAAACTAAGGACCGTGTATTGTCATTACTTATTCAGCCCATTCCACCATATAAAGATCAATGA
- the LOC115960985 gene encoding myrcene synthase, chloroplastic-like yields the protein MAHTLLSSLPIRNFARVPVPSKVPFSLVTPRSGTVPFSVQCMHPSKISSSPEISRRSANYQPPIWQYDYIQSLRSKYAEESCTRQINVLVEQVRMMLHKVGDPLEQLELIDVLQRLGLSYHFEAELKRILEALYSNDHGGDIDTWKAKNLYATALKFRLLRQHGYSVSQGIQ from the exons ATGGCTCACACCCTACTTTCCTCACTCCCAATCCGCAATTTCGCTAGAGTACCTGTCCCGTCTAAAGTTCCTTTCTCACTTGTAACACCCAGAAGTGGTACCGTTCCTTTCTCTGTCCAATGCATGCATCCCAGCAAAATTTCAAGTAGTCCTGAAATTTCGCGGCGATCGGCAAATTACCAACCTCCCATTTGGCAATATGATTACATTCAGTCACTGAGGAGTAAATATGCG GAGGAATCGTGCACTAGACAAATTAATGTGTTGGTAGAACAAGTGAGGATGATGCTTCACAAAGTGGGGGACCCTTTAGAGCAACTTGAGCTGATAGATGTCTTGCAAAGGCTAGGATTATCTTATCACTTCGAGGCAGAACTGAAGAGAATATTAGAAGCTCTATACAGCAATGATCATGGTGGTGACATTGATACATGGAAGGCGAAGAATTTATATGCCACTGCTCTTAAATTTAGACTACTAAGACAACATGGATACAGTGTGTCTCAAGGtattcaatga